From Gossypium raimondii isolate GPD5lz chromosome 11, ASM2569854v1, whole genome shotgun sequence:
ttgtttttatctCTTCTTCTTAAACTTGACCTTCAAATAAAACATTCTACAATCTCTTCATGGCATGGTACATGAAAATAACATTCTTCTTCTCATCTCCAGTGTTTGTTAATGGGAAGTTCTGCAAGGACCCAAAGCTTGCTAAAGCACAAGACTTTTACTATTCAGGGCTCAACATCCCCAGAAACACATCAAATCCAGTGGGATCGACTGTTACTCCAGTTAATGTTGCTCAAATACCAGGGCTTAACACTCTTGGCATCTCATTGGTTCGAATTGATTACGCACCAAATGGTGGTCTAAACCCCCCTCATACTCACCCTCGTGCCACCGAAATCCTAGTCGTTGTGGAGGGCACACTCTACGTTGGCTTCGTGACATCCAACACCGATAATCGTCTCATTACCAAGGTCTTATACCCTGGAGATGTATTTGTTTTCCCAATTGGTCTCATTCACTTTCAATTCAATGTGGGGAAAACCAATGCCGTTGCCTTCGCTGCTTTGAGTAGCCAGAATCCTGGGGTTATTACCGTAGCCAATGCAGTGTTTGGATCAAATCCACCCATCAATCCCGATGTTCTCGTCAAGGCTTTCCAATTGGACAAGAATGTGGTGAAAAATCTTCAGTCAAAATTCTGGTGGGCTAACAATTAGGGCGCccaaatataattcaatttgaatcTTTGCAATAATCTTTGACCTGTTTCCTTTtctacaataatatatatatatttttttttggaaagaataaatataaaaagtatttgGTTATGTTGCTGTAAGCTTCTTTGTTAAGTAatgaaatttattgttttagttattgctatttttacttattttttggtttgatttaataatttgttttcattttcatttttttatggtAGTACTGTAGATTCAatgcattttaaatataaaaattaaaatttaatgttatctAAATTGGACTGGACCGACTGGTCGGAGTGGGAACCGGTTGGGTATTAGGCCGACAAGACGTAAAAAATCAGTTGACTTAAAATTGGTATGGATTGCTTGAACTGAGCTAAAAAATCGTTGGAACCGATTTCTAGTTGGTCTAACCAATTGATTTCCAGAACAACCAATTCGACTGgttcaaagcaaataaattattgaaaaataaaaataaattataaaaaatgattttttagcCCGGTTTAACCAGTCCATACTAGCTCGCAGGTCAACTAGTTTTTTACCTCTCATCGGATCGATACCCTAACTAGTTCTTGACCCAATCGATCCGGTCcagtttaaataacattaaattttagaatttcttatgtttttaaaatagttttgaaaacatctttttaatcttttatttttaaatagttttattttttaaattttttaaatttttttaaacttatatatactttttattttttatttttttatgttttaaaatagtttCCATAATGATTTGACTTGTTCTTTTCTTGTGTTTTAAGCTATATTTATTATGTACACGTATGCCACTTAAGAGGCAAAATTGTTGAGCACTTTAGCGACAACCATTCCTTAGCTGATTCAACTATAGGAACATAAGCAAGTATCAGCATTAATTGGTGCAAGAAGTTTCTATTTGGAATGCAAGGTTAGGTCAATCCTGCATGAAGTTCGACTATAGCAACATAAGCAAGtaatgttttcttttcctttaaatatacaattttttcgTTGAAAGATAATTTTCTTAATCATCATATACTACTCCACAAGTCAAACAATGCAGTTCGACACACCTTAAAAAAGCAACATTAAATTGCATAAACCAGATTATAATAGATTACACGAACAATAAAAGAAACACTCCATCACTACTAGAAACTAGAAAACATGACACCCCTAAAGCATGTTGCTTTTTGCCAAAGAGTGAGCTATCTCATTAGCCACTCATAACACCATAGAGAAAGCCACTTCTCCAATCTTATTCAGTGAATGGCACATTTAACGCTCACAATTTCAGCATCTTTAAAATCTTGAATTCCTATCAGCCCCACAATCATAATGCAATACACCCCCACAACCTGAAGTCCCTAGTTTCCCAAAAGTGGAATCGTCAACATTAAACTTCTAAGCTCCTTTTACATGTGGATCCCACCGAACATTGAAATTGCTTTAACCACACAACAACATTGGACACATAAGATTGAGTCATCCTAGCAAGTCCACTCATTAATGAAAACCCCTTCCTTGACTGCCTTTAACCAATGGCAAGTCATCGTTCTAGCTAGAAATGTAAAAATCAGAgaatatgaaaaaattttatttaaaaaaaaaatttatgtactTTTGAAGGGTAAGAACCGAATTggcaaaaaaaattgtaaatgttgagggctaaaaAAGTTGTTTTACCTTTGACAATGTTAACTTTAACGGCAAAAATTAAACAAAgggacaaaaaaattttaaataaaaaagcacagaaatttaacatatagggactaaattttaaattttgaaagagtACAAGAACCTttgacatatttaaatttaaatattagaaaagGAATGACAAACGGATATAAAATGCTAatgtaattagataaaattgtaaaGGATGTCCAAACATGCCTAGTCACTTTGATTCAATCCAGAATTGGAATATATCATATACCTAATCACTTGATTTTGACTGGGTAAAGTCTGTATATTCGATTTTGTACAACATTGGATAAGCCTACACCAAATTTACCACATTCTTAATATATCAAACTCTTTGCTATTGCATCATATCGTATTTGTTAGTTCATGGCATTGCTGACTAGCAATAAACTTGTATTAAACAAACCGGTGTGATCACTCAAACTAATATGATTCGAAGTCTGTGAGGTAACTGAAGCCTTGAAGTTTACTTTTCTGTACTAGGAAAAATTCAAGTCATTAATTaggcttaaaaatattttattacaaagtTGGCAACAAATTGGATCAGTGATTAATTCAAAGCTCATTTTTGGGTAATTGCAGTGATCAACAGACTTGGAAAGTTTCGCTCTTGCATGCATGTTTCATTGAACTTGCAAGAAATTGACAATGTTGTGGATGTGATAAGCACAGATGTGAGTACAAACGAACATGCTAGAATAGACTATGTCAACTGAGATTGTATAACATGTTGATTACAGACACAATCAGAAGCCTTTAATCAAGCTTAAGTTTTTGTCTCCATAGCATTTCCTTGATCATGCTAACTAAAAGATTGACCGAGTTCAGTTTTACATACAAAACTGTCGGCTGCTTGCAGCAACtccaaatctaaattaaattattcccactatctgaataaaaaattacatatatatagatttgtTTGCATAAGGCCAGATGGAATTATTTTTGAGTTGACATTTgatgcaatatatatatttgaaagaaGTATTTTACAAGAAAACTTTCTTGTGACTAGCAAATTATAAGATAATAATGTATTTTCAGCACCTCCTTTTCCCCATCAACTTTAGTGTGTGAAGGAAAAGTCAAAGCCTGGATAAGAAAATGTTTAGAACTGCGAGTGAATTAAGACCAATTCCAcgacatatattgcaatgatgtACGAGGAGAACAGAACTAGAAAGTGTAGTGGTTGAAGACTGATTCACCTCCTAATAAGAAATGACTAATTGTGAAGGCAAACGCCTAGTCTTCACGTACTTGATGAAAGGCAAATCAGGACGAGTTCTTTTGTTTCAATGCCTATATATAGACCTGTTTGCCATGCAGGATTTCCCACCCCTCTCCCAAGTAGTAGCATACATTTCGTGCTTGCACATCAATTATGATGAAACGACTTCAACTTTTCGTTGCAGCTTTTGCCATCTTGGCCTTCAGTTCCTTATTAGCCTCAGCTTCTGATCCCAGCCCCCTGCAAGATTTCTGTTGAGCCATCAATGACACCAAGAATGGTGGTACGCTATTGttatattatgttttgtttCTCAGTACTCTCTTGTTGACTAGTATCTTTAAGTCCATAATTATGCAAGATGCTAGAGCCTTTTATCCGAAGTAACAATTTCTTCATAAgaattcatatatttgcatgGATTCACGATATTGACTAACCTTAGTTTGTTTCATGCAGTGTTTGTAAATGGAAAGTTCTGCAAGGACCCAAATGTTGAAAGTTGGACTGCATTACAACACAAAACCAGCAGCAAGCTACTGTCAAGACCAGCAGCAGTTATCGTGCTCAGCCTATTTTGCTTGGTGCGCAAGGTTGAATTTTGGACCGAATGAAGCAACCaactttgttatttttgttctgttgtaatttgatttagttcaaCTTTAGTTTATTCACAATGTTGTTAAAGTTAAGCTAGTGATATGATCTTTTGATGTAATGGCTGATTGGTCAGCTATTTTTTAGCTAGTGTTTAGGTTTATATTAGTTGGGGTAGTTAAACACATTAGGTAACTGTCAAATGGTATTGTAACTcctttatatttcaaattttgaatgaaaatggtCAATGTTCAGTTACAAAAATTTGTCTGTGCATTCAAGTTTATTGCTTTTTTGCTGTTCTGCTTGTTTTCTTTCTGCTTCGATTTCTTTTGTTCTTATTGCAAATTTCAGTCTATTGTTGCTGCCATTgttccaacaaatggtatcatgaGCCCGAATCTTTGAGGGGCCTTTGTTTGTACTTTGTTGAGTTCAAATCAAAACCAACAGCAaagcttaaaattaaaaaggatcGAAGCACTTAAAATCAGTTTAGCAGAATGAGTTTCACTCCACCACCTCCACCAGTGTTCACTGGAGAAAACTATCACATTTGGATAGTCAAAATGAAGACTTACCTCCAGGCACATGATCTCTGGAGTGTGATCGAGAATGATGCTGAACCACCTCCATTGAGAGCCAATCCCACCATTGCACAGATGAGACAGCATGCTGAGGAGCGAGCCAAGAAGCATAAGGCTATGGCCTGCTTGCAAAATGGAGTCTCTGATGTGATATTCACTCGCATCATGGCCTGTGACTCACCAAAGCAGGCTTGGGAGAAGCTGAAGGAGGAGTTCATGGGGACTGACAAGACAAGGCAACGGCAAGTGATTAACCTCAGGAGAGACTTTGAGAATTTGAGGATGAAGGAGCCTGAGACCATCAAGCAATACTCAGACAGGATAATGGCCATTGTCAACAGCATAAGGCTCTTGGGAGTAGACTTCACAGAGGGTAGAGTTGTTGAAAAggtcattacaactctccctgaGAAATTCGAGTCAAAAATCTCTTCACTTGAGGACTCGAGGGACTTATCAGCCATTTCATTATCTGAGCTGATAAACTCCCTGTATGCACTTGAGCAAAGGAGGGCAAATAAGCAGGAGGAGAATCCTGAGGCTGCTTTCCAGGCTAAAGCCAGTGAAGGCTCGAGTGTGAGTGCAAAAGGCAAGAAGCCTTGGCAAAATAGAAGGGTCAAGTCAGGAAGAGATAAAGCAAAAAGGGTGTTCCCACCATGTGTTCACTGCAAGAAGACAACACATTCAGAAAAGTATTGCTGGTTCAGGCCAGATATCCAGTGCAGAAAGTGCAAGCAGTTTGGCCATGTGGAGAAGGTGTGCAAGGGCAAACCAAGGGAGGCTGCTCTGCAACAAGCTAGACCTGCTGAGGACATGCAAGCTCAGGAGGAGCATGTGTTCACAGCAACTTGTTTTGTTGGCACAACTAAGGCCAGCAATGATTGGCTACTAGACAGTGGCTGCTCACATCATATGGCAGCAGATGAGAAGCTATTCAAGGGCCTAGACAGAAGCTTTCACTCGAGGATCAGAATTGGAGATGGCAAGTTGATTAAGGCTAAGGGCAAAGGCAATGTGCTTGTTAGCACTGGTTCAGGTAACAAGCTGATTTTAGATGTGCTTTTTGTACCTGACTTAGACCAGAACCTACTTAGTGTAGGCCAATTAGTTGAAAAAGGCTATACCTTAGTCTTTAAAAATGGTTGCTGTATTGTTCAAGACATGAATGGCCTGGAGTTAGTCACAGTCTCTAT
This genomic window contains:
- the LOC105804560 gene encoding germin-like protein subfamily 1 member 14, with the protein product MKTAHFILVFCLLALASPFAYASDPSPLQDFCVAINDPKDAVFVNGKFCKDPKLAKAQDFYYSGLNIPRNTSNPVGSTVTPVNVAQIPGLNTLGISLVRIDYAPNGGLNPPHTHPRATEILVVVEGTLYVGFVTSNTDNRLITKVLYPGDVFVFPIGLIHFQFNVGKTNAVAFAALSSQNPGVITVANAVFGSNPPINPDVLVKAFQLDKNVVKNLQSKFWWANN